One part of the Magallana gigas chromosome 5, xbMagGiga1.1, whole genome shotgun sequence genome encodes these proteins:
- the LOC136275644 gene encoding ras-related protein Rab-11A-like: protein KPLHPPNYSEDEYDYLAKVVLTGDSGVGKTNLLSRFTRNEFSLESRSTIGVEFATRSVHIDGKTLKAQIWDTAGQDRYRAITNAYYRKAVGVVFVYDIAKRLTFDNIDKWLKEARNFTDDDVILMLVGNKTDLRHLRAVSSQEARSYAEKNNMSFIETSALDCTHVDLAFQSILKEIYSTISRKGLKDDTGGFNLPSVVDSIDIGITETEEKRKCCVVM, encoded by the exons AAACCTCTCCATCCTCCAAATTATTCGGAAGACGAATACGATTACTTAGCAAAAG TTGTGTTGACTGGGGACAGCGGTGTAGGAAAAACCAATCTTCTGTCCAGGTTCACCCGGAATGAGTTTAGCTTGGAGAGCAGAAGTACAATTGGGGTGGAATTTGCTACCAG AAGCGTTCATATAGACGGAAAGACATTGAAGGCCCAGATCTGGGACACAGCAGGTCAAGACCGGTACAGAGCTATCACTAATGC ATATTACAGAAAAGCTGTGGGTGTGGTCTTCGTCTATGATATTGCAAAACGACTAACTTTCGACAACATAGATAAATGGTTGAAAGAGGCACGCAACTTTACGGACGATGACGTCATTTTGATGTTAGTCGGAAATAAAACCGATCTACGTCACTTGCGAGCCGTGTCATCACAGGAAGCCCGGAGTTACGCAG aGAAAAACAACATGTCGTTTATCGAGACATCGGCACTGGACTGTACCCACGTTGACCTGGCTTTTCAGAGTATTCTAAAAG AAATTTACTCGACGATTTCACGGAAGGGACTAAAAGATGATACAGGTGGATTTAATCTGCCCAGTGTTGTGGATTCCATAGACATAGGAATCACAGAAACTGAAGAGAAGCGGAAGTGTTGTGTtgtcatgtga
- the LOC136275643 gene encoding uncharacterized protein, with translation MPVLPIPNMFNDSINSDSVDTIANRPSRARPKKQPQESLTLENIREAQLNDKEICKFLKWIQDPDFQDLDLKDSDMDLSSESTDREDSDMDTSEVAQSNASSSTTIISLTMVKTETTYPDGLMETGAVLKCCWLKLESNAVFQTSQPQPPVQPAMPRYIPSQLTNVFVQQTQLTCTVISHNQQPSPQGDMIMDLNDETYSNSQIDICSPPEPSHSAMDSDYVPDPEQYQLNKSTNSFGCRDGSSPNNYSANSPVKSYCRPYWDNQDLRPYISDYY, from the exons ATGCCGGTACTTCCCATTCCTAACATGTTTAATGATTCCATAAATTCCGACAGTGTTGATACCATTGCTAACAGACCATCGCGAGCGCGACCAAAGAAACAACCCCAAGAGTCCTTAACATTAGAAAACATCAGAGAAGCTCAACTCAACGACAAGGAAATATGCAAATTCTTAAAATGGATACAAGATCCAGATTTTCAGGATTTGGATTTGAAA GACAGTGATATGGACTTGTCAAGTGAGAGTACAGATCGCGAGGATAGTGATATGGACACTAGTGAAGTTGCCCAATCGAATGCGTCGAGCTCGACTACGATCATATCACTAACCATGGTGAAGACAGAGACTACCTATCCGGACGGCCTGATGGAAACC GGTGCAGTTTTAAAGTG TTGTTGGTTAAAATTGGAGAGTAACGCTGTGTTTCAGACCAGTCAGCCTCAGCCTCCCGTGCAGCCTGCTATGCCAAGGTATATTCCCAGCCAGCTAACTAACGTGTTTGTCCAGCAAACCCAGCTCACCTGTACAGTCATATCACACAACCAGCAGCCATCTCCTCAG GGAGACATGATCATGGACCTGAATGATGAGACCTACTCCAACTCTCAGATAGACATCTGTAGCCCCCCGGAACCCTCCCATTCTGCCATGGACTCGGACTATGTACCCGACCCCGAGCAGTATCAGCTCAACAAGTCAACTAACTCATTTGG TTGCAGGGATGGTAGCTCTCCCAATAACTACAGTGCAAACAGTCCAGTCAAGAGTTACTGTCGCCCGTACTGGGACAATCAGGACCTCCGGCCATACATATCGGACTACTACTAG
- the LOC117687422 gene encoding E3 ubiquitin-protein ligase TRIM36-like — MAEEKPPVKRNKTRILKEPILELMCHCCNKRFVNPVYLPCGHTIDKRCVHKQKPFGKCPVCKQYFNGQAQSFPENSFLQRLADVARCRKFTAKLLSNPSCNFDEHRVAVVASAICAMCKLQLCERCKSLHDKVSGAKKHELYLSNNGEQEKIIIDMENICKYHDGKRIIFWCSECKLPACTDCCPCDHRLVDVSKAAKVEEDKIRGLQREIENSLPDIEFQLKIINESEKKIKSQNDDDHFSSFASAALRFNVMKGSVDDVYLQCLYLRDEIKKILAFGGDIELLTAIKFFVIQHENLRKALKSIEPRPQSSISSDRSSSSNPHSSVLDERQSVASDNSIDTAVALDYQNEMFDVGSQKKKREAVVIPQNEENIYMNELPYDEIEVQLRKPLNDTSMEITEKFREFDTEIRITGMTLLDDTIMITSRSAGLCAGYELSGQRKWTITDKLNGPFDLDSYRSDNGEQLLFITDPGKTDDSKSTVMVYLRKKNDRYTHLTRFTNECVQPRGVCVYAGKVYVCEPQSHRMTEYQICKDFKGKIVKIYKEQNVLKEPMYVSAQILSGKIFLIISDKEMGLKRLEKGESGSDSPGWAVSNEKSFTPSKCAITKQEGSREVFVGNSAGRKIHLVNFKPRQISHREYSMEDVSKPVAISVDKQGRIVVACMDGTVLLYEVKEAVEMKRLSNSIKEESNYDL, encoded by the exons AAACAAGACAAGGATATTAAAAGAACCAATTTTGGAACTTATGTGTCATTGCTGTAATAAAAGATTTGTTAACCCTGTGTATCTCCCGTGTGGTCATACAATTGATAAACGATGTGTACACAAACAAAAACCGTTTGGAAAATGTCCAGTCTGTAAACAGTATTTCAATGGACAGGCACAATCATTTCCTGAAAATTCATTTCTACAAAGATTAGCAGATGTTGCTCGATGTCGCAAATTCACTGCTAAGCTGCTATCTAATCCTTCGTGTAATTTTGATGAGCACAGGGTTGCTGTTGTAGCATCAGCTATATGTGCTATGTGTAAATTGCAACTTTGTGAAAGATGCAAATCGTTACATGATAAAGTTTCAGGGGCTAAAAAGCATGAACTGTATTTGTCAAATAATGGAGaacaagaaaaaattattattgatatggaaaacatttgtaaatatcatgATGGCAAGAGAATCATATTTTGGTGTTCCGAATGCAAACTTCCAGCGTGTACTGACTGTTGCCCATGTGACCATCGTCTTGTTGACGTTTCAAAAGCTGCAAAAGTTGAAGAAGACAAAATCAGAGGATTGCAAAGAGAGATCGAAAATAGTCTGCCAGATATAGAATTTCAACTAAAGATTATAAATGAAAGtgagaagaaaataaaatctcAGAATGATGACGACCATTTTTCAAGTTTTGCATCTGCAGCACTAAGATTCAACGTCATGAAAGGCTCGGTCGACGATGTTTATCTCCAGTGTCTGTACCTTCGtgatgaaataaagaaaatacttGCATTTGGGGGAGATATTGAACTGCTCACGGCTATAAAATTTTTCGTTATTCAACATGAAAACCTTCGAAAAGCGCTGAAAAGTATTGAACCAAGACCACAATCCTCAATTTCCAGCGATCGATCTTCCAGCTCAAATCCTCATTCATCGGTTTTGGATGAAAGACAGAGTGTAGCCTCAGACAATTCAATAGATACAGCAGTTGCGCTAGattatcaaaatgaaatgttcGATGTtggatcacaaaaaaaaaagagagaggcTGTAGTGATACCACAAAATGAGGAAAACATATACATGAACGAG CTACCGTATGATGAAATAGAAGTACAACTGAGAAAACCACTTAATGACACCTCTATGGAAATAACCGAGAAGTTCCGTGAGTTTGATACGGAAATCCGAATAACAG GAATGACTTTGTTGGATGATACAATAATGATAACAAGCCGAAGTGCGGGGTTGTGTGCAGGGTATGAGCTTTCTGGACAACGGAAATGGACAATAACTGATAAATTGAACGGTCCTTTCGATTTGGATTCATATCGATCTGACAATGGGGAACAATTATTATTCATCACAGACCCTGGCAAAACAG ATGATTCCAAAAGCACAGTGATGGTTTACTTGCGGAAGAAGAACGACAGATACACACATTTAACCCGGTTTACGAATGAGTGTGTACAACCCCgaggtgtgtgtgtgtatgcTGGAAAAGTGTACGTATGTGAGCCCCAAAGTCATAGAATGACAGAGTATCAGATATGTAAAGACTTCAAAGGGAAAATagtcaaaatatacaaagaaCAAAATGTTCTCAAAGAACCTATGTATGTATCAGCTCAAATTCTAAGCGGCAAGATATTTTTGATAATCTCAGACAAAGAGATGGGTTTGAAGCGACTGGAAAAGGGGGAAAGTGGTTCAGACAGTCCTGGTTGGGCAGTCAGCAACGAAAAATCTTTTACACCATCAAAATGTGCCATTACCAAACAGGAAGGGAGTCGTGAGGTATTTGTTGGTAACAGCGCTGGCAGAAAGATCCACCTTGTCAATTTTAAGCCCAGACAAATAAGCCACAGAGAATACAGTATGGAGGATGTCAGCAAACCTGTGGCTATATCTGTTGATAAGCAAGGACGGATTGTAGTGGCTTGTATGGACGGGACTGTCTTGTTATATGAAGTTAAAGAAGCTGTAGAGATGAAAAGACTTTCAAATTCTATAAAGGAAGAAAGTAATTATGATCTGTAA